In Anopheles arabiensis isolate DONGOLA chromosome 2, AaraD3, whole genome shotgun sequence, the genomic window GAGGGCTCCAATATATTATTCTACATATTCTACGCTCCTCCTCCAGATCGTCCATCCCGAGACTGAGCAACATCATGGCCACGGGCTGACGCTGGAGAACCACAGCGAGTTCGAGAGCAAGCTGCACGGCGGACACGGATACGATCTGGGCCATGCCGGTTCGGAGCATATCGGCCAGGAGCACGGTTACGGTGGCCACGAGTTCGAGCAGCACCAGTTCGGCCACGAGCTGGATGAGCAGGAGGAGTAAGGTGCAGGATGGGGACAGCGCGCGGTCATTACGTGCATCGCGTGTGCAAAATGTGATATAGTCATTTAATGTTTAATCTCACCCGCCTCGTCCACACCCCGCAAGATGGCTAAGGATCCATAAGTATTAATCCATTTCGCTCCAGTCGTGTTTTTAGTAGCCActcacacaacaaacaaattccGATCATTCGAATCATGACATAGTATTATTATTCCACTCTGGAAGAGACTTTTGCAGTTGTTAGATAACGTGGACAGTAATTTAGATTCATGAAGCCTCACTCAGCCTTTGTGTGAGAGAACGTGTTTTCTCTTCTCAGTGCAAGCTGTTAAGGGTTAAATGTTACTTGTTGTTAACCCTTAATATGACTCGCGAGAAGCTGTTCACATATGGCacaaaaaaagttgtaaaaaaGTCGAAAAGACTGACGAAAGACAAATTCTACACAGGCAAACACGCTACGACTGAATGAACTATTAAATGATCATcaataaaatcatgaaaaatatACTGTTGAGTGCGGAATTACTTCCCATTACAAATGATATCACAATTAAAATGAACGCTTGCGATTAGTTAACATATTAAGCGAATTAGCAATATTTATTAGTATGGCATAATACAAGAAGCCATCCATAAAtctttatctctctttctctttttgctctttctctctgccaCAATTAAGCACAGTTTACAACCTCTATTCGTCCCATTCTCCAAATTTGTCCTTACATAGTTTACCTTTAGATGTCCTTgtcttgcttcttcttctgcacCAGACGCTCCTCCAGCTGGTCCAACCGGTCGGTCATGGCTTTGAGCGAATCCTTAATCCCACTCTGGATCTCGCTGTAGCGCTGCATCGCAATCACCAGGCTTTCCTCGAGCAGCTCGTTTGCCAGCTTCTGCTCGCCGGCCGTCTTCGTCATCGCACTGAGCTGCTCGCTAACGTCCGGCACATTGCGGAAGTATTCCGCGCCGAGCGTCGGTTCCAGCGATTTGATCTTCTGCAGCGTCTCGAACGTCCCGGCCAGATCGTTTGCTATCGTGTTGATGTACATCTCCTTCGCCTTGATGTCCTGCTTTTCCTCCAGGTAGGCCGGATCTAGGTACGCTTCCAGCTCGTCCTTGCGCTTGAACGATTCGAGAATGGCGCCACGGGCAGCACCATCCGCCAGGTGGCCGGTGCTGGCCGACGGCAGAAAGGACGACGCGGACAGGATGGCATCGGTTAGGTTTTCCGCCTGGCTCTCATCGGTTGGCAGCGGGCCGAGCAGTTGGTTTAGATTATCAATGCGCTTCTCGATCACGTTCAGTGCATCCATGTTGGTGTTGGGACGGGATGACGGAGGATGGGAAATCTCTGGAAACAGGTGGAAATTAGGTGGTACCGTTAGAAATCGATCGATGAGGTCATCGGGGAATTGGCACAAACGTGATAAGCTGCACACAGACAGCCGAAATTGCTTGATGAGATGAATATCTGCAACTTACCGTAGAGTATTTTATCACAGAAATCACAGAATTGTAAGTGAAGTTGGTTAATTTCTATAACTTTTATCGAAAACTTTGCTCCGTtccgaatgtaaacaaatatttttctggTGCTGTCAACAGTGCGAAGGAGCATATAGTTCAGGTTGCATCGTCGTGTGCCAACTGTCTAAAGATGgctgataaaaaaatatattgttttgataaaatacgTTGTATTCAGCATCCAGAACAGAAAGAGATTAATTTACGTGCCTTGTTGAAGAAATCATGCTacttgcattatttttttcattttacattttccaGTTCGCGCAGTGAGAAGAACTGAACCTGCTGCCATAAACCCAATTTACTGTCACAATAGAAGTTTCGCGTGCAACTTGAATGAAACTCAGGTTGGTCAACGGTGAAATAACTGGCAGATTGAATACGGAAAAGAATTGGATATTTTCATGCAATAACATTAAAATGCAACGATTAAATTGACAGAAAATGCTCAAAACGTTCAAAACTagaacaaaatattgaaacctCAGACCAAGGCTCaactaaaaacattaaatgaaTCTCCTTCTTGCGGTGTCATTGCACTGCATCGCATAATGGCTTCCCGAAACCAAACTTGTGTACCAGCCTGGCTGCTCTGCGTGTGTGGTAGtgttggtgcaatcttcaagGCTTTGCACACCGGTGTGCGTGAGCTCGGCATTTTTGCGCGTGAAACGGCCTGGCACGCAGCATTGAGCATACTGTATGTAATATGCTCACGGCagtcacaacacaacaacaagcgGATACGCAGCGGCCGGAGCAGCGGTCTGCCGTTTTCAGAACCCAGCACGTTTCCACCCAGAGAGTGAGAGCAAAATAGAAGCAGTAGTAACCTTCACGTaatctgtgtgcgtgtgtgtatgtgcatgtgaTGCCTGTGTGAATGCAGGTTTTGATTGCGTTGTGTGATTAGGAGCAGCAAACACCCACGTATCAATTGCTGTCGCTCGCGTGAGGGTCGTTTCACGGCAAAAGATATTTCTGCGTGCGTGTCCAATCTATTGTTCTAGTGGAGCTTTCCTCCACTGTGGGCGAAAGAAAggcaaataagaaaaaagaaaggtttTTGTGTGCGCTAGAGCgggagaagaagcaaaaataaaaaagcagcaGTGAAGTAGTGACAGAGTGAAGCTGTcaaaagcgaaaaaaggaagaaaaacaacattcagCGGATGgaaatcagcagcagcagcagcagcagcagctgagcagaTTAGCAGAGGAAGCTGCTGCATTCCCCAGTGTTGTAATCCCAGTAGTGCGGTGTGcatggaaaggaaagcgcacccccgtgcgtttgtgtggtgtgtgtgcgtgtgcgtcctaggtgtgtgcgtgaatgtgtgtgcgcatATGCTTGAAGTAAGAAGCAGTGAGTACGCATATGGTCCCTTCGCCCGAAGCTGTAGTTTTGAAGCACAAGAAGCAAACGCGCTGAAAAGAGTGCGCGACAGTACGCGCTTGAGCGAGCGAGAGGGAGCGCGCGAATAAGCAGCTGCgccagagcagcagcagcagtagcgtgGATGAAATTTTCGTAAAAGTGTACACAAAGGCAGCGCCAGCAAGCGGTTCTTACGGTATTGTCATTTCGTTTCGGGCCTCTCGCACACAATCCGCTGCTAGATAAGGAGTGTACACatgcaaataatgaaaaaatgtttcaacaataaaaaaaagagtgagCGCAAAAATTGGAAACCGTCGTCCCCCCGTTCCCACAACGGTGtgcgtgtttatgtgtgtgtgagagagattgggcgtgcgtttgtgtgcgtgcatcAAGCGAAAGAGGTGTGATATTTGAAGTGCGCgagtgtgtatgcgtgtttgtgtacgtGCTCTCAAGAggccgatagagagagagtgggaaagagagagcgagagcagtCTAATCGTTGTCGTCAGCATGTGCCATTGCGCTAAATGTTGCTGTCggtattaaaaataaaaccgtgTCATCTTTGCCCGTGCCCGTGTGTGTCCGTTGATCGCACAGTTGATCATCAATCTCGCGCGTGTGTAAAAGTGTGCGTGTAATTTCtcattctgtgtgtgtgtgtgtgtgttgtgttgtgtgcgccCACTGTGCTGAGATTTTCCAACCAATGCAccgtgttgttgtgctgctggtgAAAAAGTGAGGCGTCCGGCCGCTGTTGTTGAAAGAGAGCCAGTAATCGAAAAGGAACGGTCGCAATAATTGTGCAACAACAGCGGTATCACCAAGTGCACCACATTGCGGCAGCACGGCATCCCCACGGTCCGCccccggcggtggtggccgcGGACAGGAATGTGCAGCAAGTTGGCGCCCGAACGCAGCCGCAGCCGTCCTCCAGCCCGCAGCCGACCAGCTCGACTACCATGGGCAAGTCCAAGTTTCCCGGCAAACCGTCGCGTTTGGTGAACAAGAAGCGCGTCTCGGTCCTGTCGCCGGCCGGGCTCACGTTGAGCGATGAGGACAATCAGGAGAACcacggccagcagcagcagcagcagcagcagcagcaggtccaGTCGGGAGTTGGGAGTGCCACGGGGTCAGTCCTGGctgccagcagcaacacgcACCGCACGTCGTCGCCTGCCTCGTCCGGGTCGTCCGCAGCAACGGTTTCGATgcggtccagcagcagcagcagcagcagcggcagcgagAAGCATTCCGCGTTCGGACAGCGcaaagagcagcaacaacattcGTCCGTGTCCGGTGCCGGCCCGAAGGCAACGAAAGGGTGCACAGTGACGAGCAACGGGGGCAGCAGTGGTACAGTGACAGCCGGGTCCGGCCAGTCCTCGGCGACCGCGGAGAATGGAAGCGGACGAAGGAACGGCACCGACAAACAGACggccggagcagcagcagcatcaaaggTAAGTTTCGCAACGCTTgttttttgatttatttttttgcttgtcgttttagaaacatttttttacctTAAAGACGCTACAAGGATATGTTCAATTGTGTTCTTATGTTACAATTTTTTTGTCCGATCGAATTATCTGCTGATAAGCTCTTCAACACGTGTTGCATGTTACATTATCTACCAATGAGCTGGCCCAATCCTAGAACAAACGTCCCAGCGTAGCATTCCTCGGAAGTATGAAACGTCGTGCAATGCCTACTTCTTCACATTTCAAATAGAGCAACACcatttcattaaaaacaaagctcGATCGTATCGGAAGTGTTTTCCTATGCAATGATTTTCCCATCGATGGCAGAGCAATCAGGCCTGTTAAAAACATACCTTAATGTATGATTAATTGCCGCAAACGTTCCGAAACTACATGATAATGCATCGTTCTGCTTCACACAATGCGTGTAAACAGAACAATTGAAAACGTTGCTAAACAGTTTGAGTTTGAAGACCTTGAATTGAAAGGCTATTCTCCTGCACCTTGATTAATTCATTATTACCTTTTACACTCAATGATACACACTCTCCACGGCGTCAAAGGTGAGCGTCCGTACCCCGACCGTGTGCTGTACATCGCGCTCACACAGAAGCTGCAAATGGTTTTGGATGCTGCGCTGCTGTGCGTAATGTAATAACCACCAACCcgccttttttcttccttcattGCAGACAAGGTAAAGAAGGCGCAGCAACAGAAGCACCCCAAAAATGACGGGGCGATTATTAACTCTAGACGCTTGCGCGCGGCATTAAATCGAGTTTGCTGTAATCAAATATTCATTTGAGCTCATTACAAAACAGAAACTACCGCCCCAAATTATCCCTCGTTCTCGTACCATTTGCTTCGTACCTTTTTGGCCGGCGGTAGTGGTGTTGGCGGTGGGCTCCGGTTGCTGATGGCTACAGGAAGAGGCAATCAGTCGGGATTGGTATAATCTGTGCAGGTCGCGATCGACCATCCAGCATCCAGCGGCATCTCGAGCGGCTGCGTTGCTACTCACAACAGCGATCGATTTTGAACGTTCTTTCCGGtcggtgccgccgccgccgccgccacttCCTTCCGGCGTCCGGCGATTCCGGCGCCCGCCGGTAAGCGGAAATGATCCATCTCGCAGCAGGGGGAGGGCAAAATAGGCTGCGGTGGTGTGTTGTGGCGAATCATTAGCGAGCTGAACGCAGCGAAGCGTTCGAAGGATAATAACACGGCACTTAATAACATGTGTCCCAGCGCGGcttttgagctttttttttgagaaaagGCGCGCTTCCGAGTTTTtgagttcgtttttttttgcgactcAACCTCTAAAACCCGTCCCGTGATCGTTTCTGTTTTCCCCCACCGTCACCATTGCGTCAGCAAAAATGTGATCTTGTGTTAGCTCGTtagataccaaaaaaaaaaccctcccaaaaaacaagcaattaTCGCCGCCTCCATGCTGTGTGgaaccaaaaaagaaagaaaggtcAGGCGCAACAATTACCGCTGTCGTTACCTTTTGCCCTTTTGGGCCGGTAAATGGTGTGCATTGGTGTGATCTTTCTCTTGCATTttggcttcttcttctacttcttcttctcacCATTGCTGCCCTCCTTCCCTTCCCGTGGGTGTGCCTCGGgcactcactctctttctgtcCCTGCTCGCTGCTTGATACCACTGcatccgccgccgccgccgccccggCGGGGAGGCGACGCATTTTCTGTCCGAACCACCGAACGCACACAACCCACATGCTGTCTTCGTAATAAGAGggggtttgttgttgtaaacGGAGGCTTTTTTTCTGGACTCTCACCCCGGTTCTGGTTGTTTGCCGGCCAAAAACTGCGTACGTGCTCCGGTTTTGTTGCACAGCGTCAGCCGAACCGTTTTCTTCTAGCATTTTCCGGTCTGGCTGGAACAACCACCCTGCTGACACCTTCCAGCGATGCAGAACCGGTCCCACAGAGCCGGGTGAAGCCGGGAAGGGTAAGGAGAGGGACGGACGCCGAACCGCCGATCGTTCCtcaaggaaaaaaagaagggaaatgGAAACAACACTAATCGTGTCCGTTGATTTTGCGTTTCTGCCCTgtctcttgtgtgtgtgcgtgtgtctagATGGGAGagacgcatacacacacacatacagagaagcaggaagaagaaaggaaaggagggagaaAATGCatcacacgcgcgcacacatatGCTGCACTTTTGGTCGATTATGTgtaaagtgtgtgtgcgtgtgtgtggtggagcGGCGGGGCCCTTTGGAAAGAAGCGTTCAAATTCCGGGCTCTGTGCTGGCATTGTATGCACCCGAGGGCTGGCTGAGAAACAGCTGAGAAGCATAAAAAAGGGGAATTCCCCTAGACACAATCCGCGTGCGTCACACATTGGACGAGGAGCTTCTGCCGCAGGAGTTGTTGCAGCGGCGAGCGGGTTTAAAACAGccgaaacacacactcactgccACACTTGAAATGTAGAGCTTCCTTGCCTGGTTGTAAAATGCAATGCCGTGTTCGGCAAGAGGGAAGAAGCCGGGTGACGCAAGATGTTCTAGATATAATGGAAAATCTCTTCCACACaccgaaacaacaacagcaaccacacCAGCGCGTGTTAATCGATCGATGCCGGAGAAATTCAATCAACCCGTGTGGCGGTTTATTGGCACTGTATAATTTGTGGATGCCGCCTGCTAAGACCGTGTTtctatgcgtgtgtgtgtgtctgcgtggTGTTAAGTGTGATAAAAAGCCATCGCC contains:
- the LOC120896691 gene encoding uncharacterized protein LOC120896691, which gives rise to MLLRTVDSTRKIFVYIRNGAKFSIKVIEINQLHLQFCDFCDKILYEISHPPSSRPNTNMDALNVIEKRIDNLNQLLGPLPTDESQAENLTDAILSASSFLPSASTGHLADGAARGAILESFKRKDELEAYLDPAYLEEKQDIKAKEMYINTIANDLAGTFETLQKIKSLEPTLGAEYFRNVPDVSEQLSAMTKTAGEQKLANELLEESLVIAMQRYSEIQSGIKDSLKAMTDRLDQLEERLVQKKKQDKDI